The Lewinellaceae bacterium genome has a segment encoding these proteins:
- a CDS encoding Rne/Rng family ribonuclease, with protein MEKELIINATQSEVEIALMENSKLVEVHYQKTNNNFSVGDIFLGKIKRLMPGLNAAFVDIGHKKDAFLHYTDLGPQLKSLLSYTDKVVSGKISNYKLDNFKFEPEIVKTGKIDQVLSKKQDVFVQILKEPISTKGPRLSCEITIPGRYLVLTPFSNVIAVSKKIASAAERKRLQLLIESIKPKNFGVIIRTAAEGKKVGDLLEELNMMMSKWEHIFKQLHKANAPAKLLNELDKTSSILRDILTDSFNRITVNDKELYDNIKTYLGAIAPDQVKIVKHYKGPKPIFDAFSVNKQIKMSFGKTATMPSGAYLVIEHTEAMHVIDVNSGHKLSSNNQEQAVLNVNLESAEEIARQLRLRDIGGIIIIDFIDMRNPEHKRELVKALRQFMKKDRAQHTILPLSKFGLMQITRQRVRPEVNINTAENCPTCGGTGKINASILLEDDIERDMTIILQSRPDAKKIQLHVHPFVAAYLKKGFPSIRMKWWAKYRNLIKIVPQDNYTMVEYRFFDSNDDEIRLNYPVSNVLEND; from the coding sequence GTGGAAAAGGAACTGATTATCAATGCGACCCAATCAGAGGTTGAAATTGCCTTAATGGAAAATTCAAAACTGGTTGAGGTCCATTACCAAAAAACAAACAATAATTTTTCCGTAGGGGATATTTTCCTGGGAAAGATAAAAAGATTAATGCCAGGCCTCAATGCCGCTTTTGTGGATATAGGCCATAAGAAAGATGCTTTTTTGCATTACACAGATCTCGGCCCTCAACTGAAATCTTTGCTTTCTTACACTGATAAAGTCGTCAGCGGGAAAATCTCCAATTACAAACTGGATAATTTTAAATTTGAACCTGAAATTGTCAAAACAGGGAAAATTGACCAGGTGCTGAGTAAAAAACAGGATGTTTTCGTCCAGATACTTAAAGAACCTATCTCTACCAAAGGTCCCCGTCTGAGTTGTGAAATTACGATCCCCGGAAGATACCTGGTACTGACTCCTTTCTCGAATGTTATTGCCGTTTCTAAAAAAATAGCCAGCGCTGCCGAAAGAAAACGTTTGCAGCTACTCATCGAAAGTATCAAACCTAAAAATTTCGGGGTCATTATTCGTACTGCAGCCGAGGGTAAAAAAGTGGGAGACCTGCTGGAGGAGCTAAATATGATGATGTCCAAATGGGAGCATATTTTTAAACAGTTGCACAAAGCCAATGCGCCTGCCAAATTGTTGAATGAGCTGGATAAGACGTCAAGTATTCTCAGAGATATCCTGACGGATTCCTTCAACAGGATCACCGTCAACGACAAAGAACTTTACGACAATATTAAAACTTACCTGGGAGCCATTGCCCCGGACCAGGTTAAAATCGTTAAGCATTATAAAGGCCCTAAACCCATTTTTGATGCTTTTAGCGTCAATAAACAAATAAAAATGTCCTTTGGCAAAACGGCGACCATGCCAAGCGGGGCATATCTGGTGATCGAGCATACGGAAGCGATGCACGTGATTGACGTCAACAGTGGGCACAAATTGTCGAGCAACAACCAGGAACAGGCGGTATTGAATGTCAACCTGGAATCGGCGGAAGAGATTGCCCGCCAGTTGAGACTCCGTGATATCGGGGGGATCATCATCATCGATTTTATCGACATGCGTAATCCGGAGCATAAACGCGAGTTGGTAAAGGCTTTACGCCAGTTCATGAAAAAAGACAGGGCACAGCACACGATTTTGCCACTCAGCAAGTTTGGACTGATGCAGATCACCCGGCAACGGGTTCGCCCTGAAGTAAACATCAATACGGCCGAAAACTGCCCGACTTGTGGCGGCACGGGCAAAATAAACGCCTCTATCCTGCTGGAAGACGATATAGAGCGCGACATGACCATTATTCTCCAATCAAGGCCTGATGCCAAAAAAATCCAGTTACACGTTCATCCATTTGTGGCGGCCTATCTGAAAAAAGGTTTCCCAAGTATCCGGATGAAATGGTGGGCTAAATACCGCAACTTGATCAAAATCGTACCCCAGGATAATTACACCATGGTGGAATACCGGTTTTTTGATTCCAACGACGATGAAATCCGTTTGAATTATCCGGTGAGTAATGTGCTTGAAAATGACTAA